The following are encoded together in the Bacteroidales bacterium MB20-C3-3 genome:
- a CDS encoding glycosyltransferase family 39 protein, whose amino-acid sequence MKSFLLESNSIKKNLFWLMALSFLIRTMLAWILDLGSNEAYYWTYGKFPELSHIDHPPMIGWIIQLFTVNLAYESELTLRLASIIIGTINTWIVFIIGRRIKNDRTGLYAAILYTASFYCSIFAGTFINPDTPQTLFILLSIYFLHEGIIIKYETCEETRTLCRQALLLAGIFLGLAMLSKYSSFLIWAGAFVYILSSNRKLLKEPFLYLAVFITSLFLFPVLIWNIETNFISFEFQSSRLPMNINNFNLLQFLKSIGLVMIYNNPVSIIIFAFAIARFRKDKFMTESQYKLLLSLSLPFILFFTAVSLFSEVKSNWSAPGFFPLMFIAAAYLEKNRKQDFVNPKTIPSPLSNSLLFLLLTMFLSFTHYFSGLLVPDFKVDKTERIGNHDFTLEFFGWRTLSNEFREIRERDLKDNIMSENSFILSSDWANAAHSDFYLASPNKMIVKTIGEIEDTRKYAWITGEHGTFKYGESAYYIESSRDFPNAENLAGQYFSEYQKIKSIYIKKLGKPVLRFNIYRLKNLNRIPDRKLSSFTKY is encoded by the coding sequence ATGAAATCATTTTTACTGGAGAGCAATTCTATTAAGAAAAATTTATTCTGGTTAATGGCATTGTCATTTTTAATAAGAACAATGCTTGCCTGGATTTTGGATTTAGGTTCTAACGAAGCCTATTACTGGACTTACGGCAAATTCCCTGAATTAAGTCATATCGATCACCCTCCAATGATAGGATGGATAATACAGCTCTTTACTGTAAATCTTGCATACGAAAGTGAGTTAACCCTTAGGCTGGCATCAATTATTATTGGCACAATAAATACATGGATTGTATTTATAATTGGGAGGAGAATTAAGAATGACCGTACAGGATTATACGCAGCAATTTTATATACAGCCTCATTCTATTGCTCCATTTTTGCCGGAACATTTATTAATCCGGACACACCTCAGACACTATTTATACTCCTGTCAATATACTTTTTACACGAGGGGATAATTATTAAATATGAAACGTGTGAAGAGACCAGGACTCTTTGCAGACAGGCATTACTCTTAGCCGGAATTTTTCTTGGACTCGCAATGCTGTCTAAATACTCCTCATTTTTAATCTGGGCCGGGGCCTTTGTCTATATACTCTCGTCCAACAGGAAACTTCTAAAAGAGCCATTTCTCTATTTAGCTGTATTTATCACATCCCTTTTTCTGTTTCCGGTGTTGATATGGAATATTGAGACCAATTTTATTAGTTTCGAATTCCAGAGCTCTCGTTTGCCAATGAATATCAACAATTTCAATCTTTTACAATTTTTGAAAAGTATTGGTCTTGTGATGATTTACAATAATCCCGTAAGCATAATAATATTCGCATTTGCTATTGCAAGATTCAGAAAAGATAAGTTTATGACTGAATCTCAATATAAATTACTTTTATCTCTTTCACTCCCTTTTATCCTGTTTTTTACAGCTGTATCCCTCTTTTCTGAGGTTAAATCCAATTGGTCAGCACCCGGCTTCTTCCCACTAATGTTTATTGCAGCTGCATATTTAGAGAAAAACAGGAAACAGGATTTTGTTAATCCTAAAACTATCCCGTCACCTCTATCAAACTCATTGTTGTTTCTTCTTTTAACAATGTTTCTTTCATTTACACACTATTTTAGTGGTCTTCTTGTTCCAGATTTTAAAGTTGATAAAACAGAGAGAATTGGAAATCATGACTTTACATTGGAGTTTTTCGGATGGCGAACTCTATCAAATGAGTTCAGGGAAATAAGAGAGAGAGATCTTAAAGATAATATCATGTCTGAAAATTCATTTATACTATCCTCTGACTGGGCTAATGCTGCTCACTCTGACTTCTACCTTGCCTCCCCAAATAAAATGATTGTTAAGACAATAGGAGAAATTGAGGATACACGAAAGTATGCTTGGATTACAGGCGAGCATGGGACATTCAAATACGGCGAAAGCGCATATTATATTGAATCATCAAGAGATTTTCCCAATGCCGAGAATCTCGCCGGTCAGTATTTTTCTGAATATCAAAAGATAAAATCCATTTACATAAAAAAACTCGGTAAGCCTGTATTGCGATTTAATATTTATCGTTTAAAAAATCTAAACAGAATTCCTGACAGAAAGCTATCGTCATTCACAAAATATTAG
- a CDS encoding phospho-sugar mutase: METNYMDKVKQWLDGSFDEETKGEIKRLMKDNPEELKESFYKSLEFGTGGMRGIMGVGTNRLNRYTVGMATQGIANYIKSVVKGRENLSVAISYDTRNNSREFAGITASVFAANGFKVFLCDDIRPTPVLSFAIRHYSCVAGVMITASHNPSEYNGYKAYWEDGAQITSPHDTNIIKEVEKITDISQVKFSGPLSEIHLVGRELDEAYLKSILSLTLSKEMVKRHSDIKIVFTPLHGTGVKIVPRALREAGFRNIVTIPEQDVSDGNFPTVKSPNPEESSALKMALEMAEKTRADLVMATDPDADRIGIAVRDKRGEMILLNGNQMASILSYYILERWRDTGKLKEGDNPDFYMVKTIVTTDLLKSMADHYGVEIFNVLTGFKYIAEVVRKHEGKRTFICGGEESYGFNIGEFVRDKDAVISAVLIAEAAAWAAERDLNLYDILLEIYTKFGLYKERLLSVTKKGINGSEQISEIMKSLRESPLQKLVDSDIVLIHDYLKSESVDMISDLRFKINLPKSNVLQYVSSDNSIVSVRPSGTEPKIKYYFGVKESLSKIEDYDLVSKNLEDRLNKMVSQIEKL, encoded by the coding sequence ATGGAGACAAATTATATGGATAAAGTCAAACAGTGGCTGGATGGCTCGTTTGACGAAGAGACAAAGGGCGAGATCAAGAGATTGATGAAAGATAACCCGGAGGAACTTAAAGAGTCCTTCTACAAGTCTCTTGAGTTTGGGACAGGAGGAATGAGAGGTATAATGGGAGTGGGGACCAACAGATTGAACAGGTACACTGTAGGTATGGCTACACAAGGTATTGCCAATTACATAAAGAGTGTTGTAAAAGGAAGAGAAAATCTGAGTGTGGCTATCTCATATGATACCAGGAATAACAGCAGAGAGTTTGCCGGGATAACCGCTTCTGTATTTGCTGCAAATGGGTTCAAAGTCTTTCTCTGTGATGATATAAGACCTACGCCTGTATTAAGTTTTGCAATAAGACACTACTCGTGCGTTGCAGGAGTAATGATAACAGCATCTCACAATCCGTCTGAATATAACGGATACAAGGCTTACTGGGAGGATGGTGCTCAAATCACATCACCTCATGACACAAATATTATTAAAGAAGTTGAGAAGATTACAGATATTTCACAAGTGAAATTTTCCGGTCCTCTTTCTGAAATTCACCTGGTGGGCAGAGAACTTGATGAGGCTTACCTTAAATCAATTCTGTCACTCACTTTATCGAAGGAGATGGTTAAGAGGCATAGCGATATTAAAATTGTTTTTACTCCTTTGCACGGAACTGGTGTAAAGATTGTTCCAAGGGCATTGAGAGAGGCAGGTTTTAGAAATATCGTAACAATTCCGGAGCAGGATGTTAGTGATGGAAATTTCCCTACAGTTAAATCACCAAATCCCGAAGAGAGTTCAGCACTTAAAATGGCTCTGGAAATGGCAGAGAAAACGAGAGCTGATTTAGTTATGGCAACCGATCCTGATGCCGATAGAATTGGAATAGCAGTGCGAGACAAAAGAGGGGAGATGATTCTCCTTAACGGAAACCAGATGGCTTCAATTTTGTCATACTATATTTTGGAGAGGTGGCGTGATACAGGTAAACTGAAAGAGGGAGATAATCCTGATTTTTACATGGTCAAGACCATCGTAACTACTGATCTTTTAAAGAGTATGGCAGACCACTATGGTGTGGAAATTTTCAATGTTCTCACCGGTTTCAAATACATTGCTGAAGTGGTAAGAAAGCACGAAGGAAAGAGGACATTTATATGTGGAGGAGAGGAGAGTTATGGCTTCAATATTGGAGAATTCGTAAGAGACAAAGATGCTGTCATCTCTGCCGTTCTTATTGCTGAAGCTGCTGCCTGGGCAGCAGAGAGAGATTTAAATCTGTATGATATATTATTGGAAATTTACACGAAGTTTGGACTCTATAAGGAGAGATTGCTTTCAGTTACCAAGAAGGGTATAAATGGATCAGAGCAGATTTCTGAAATTATGAAAAGCCTGAGAGAGAGCCCTCTTCAAAAACTTGTGGATTCTGATATAGTTTTGATTCATGATTATTTAAAATCAGAGAGTGTTGATATGATCAGTGATTTAAGATTCAAGATAAATCTGCCAAAATCCAATGTTCTGCAGTATGTTAGCTCAGATAACAGCATTGTCTCAGTAAGACCTTCAGGTACGGAGCCCAAGATAAAATATTACTTTGGCGTAAAAGAGAGCCTCAGTAAAATTGAAGACTACGATTTAGTAAGTAAAAATTTAGAAGATAGACTTAATAAAATGGTTAGTCAAATTGAGAAGCTCTGA
- a CDS encoding MATE family efflux transporter, which yields MFFKEYIPYYKRNLRVAIPVMLTQAGQITVNLADNIMVGHLGTAELAGVSFANSIFILGMVFGIGFTQGLTPHVGQSYGRGDHSRVGLLLENSLTLNFIAGLLLTSAMFGMGFLMNNMGQTEDVVIQGKLYYNTLLFSLLPFIVFFGLRQFSEGIGITKYAMYITLFANAVNIILNWALIYGHLGFSPMGVKGAALATLISRVIMLIAFLALFVKLEPYNRYLKHFSRKFINKEILSDVLKTSVPLSFQNLVEITAFSLSAIMVGWSGKVSLAAHQVAMSMSSFSFMLALGVGAASTIRVSHQYGFGDYVAMRKAGFAAVHLSVALMSVSGIAYILLRNYIPIIYTEDILVRELAAKLLIIAALFQIFDAMQLSGLAALRALADVKIPLILSIISYYFVCLPLGYFCGIVLGLGAIGVWIGLLLGLVFTAVLFLWRFNKISNKIISANS from the coding sequence ATGTTTTTCAAAGAGTATATTCCCTATTATAAACGCAATCTTAGAGTTGCAATTCCTGTTATGCTTACTCAGGCAGGCCAAATCACAGTCAATCTCGCGGATAATATAATGGTTGGACATCTTGGTACTGCAGAATTGGCCGGTGTATCATTTGCGAACTCAATTTTTATACTGGGAATGGTATTTGGTATCGGATTTACCCAAGGTCTTACACCACATGTTGGACAATCATACGGGAGAGGTGATCACTCAAGGGTTGGCTTGTTACTTGAAAACTCACTTACACTTAATTTCATTGCCGGATTGCTCCTCACTTCAGCAATGTTTGGGATGGGGTTTCTGATGAACAATATGGGGCAAACAGAAGATGTAGTCATACAGGGGAAGCTCTACTATAATACACTTCTCTTTTCACTTTTACCCTTTATCGTTTTTTTTGGTCTCAGGCAATTTTCAGAAGGGATAGGCATTACAAAATATGCAATGTATATTACTCTTTTTGCAAATGCAGTGAATATTATCCTAAACTGGGCACTTATATACGGGCATCTGGGATTCAGTCCAATGGGCGTAAAGGGGGCAGCATTAGCTACCCTTATTAGCAGAGTAATAATGCTTATAGCATTTTTAGCTCTTTTTGTCAAGCTTGAGCCATATAACAGATATCTAAAGCATTTTTCGAGGAAGTTCATTAACAAAGAGATTCTCTCAGATGTTCTTAAAACCTCAGTACCCCTCTCCTTCCAGAATCTTGTTGAGATTACTGCATTCAGTCTTAGTGCAATTATGGTTGGCTGGAGCGGAAAGGTTTCACTTGCCGCTCATCAGGTGGCAATGAGCATGAGCAGTTTCTCATTCATGCTTGCTTTAGGAGTTGGAGCAGCATCAACAATCAGAGTATCTCACCAGTATGGTTTTGGAGATTATGTTGCAATGAGAAAGGCTGGCTTTGCTGCTGTACATTTAAGTGTCGCTTTAATGTCTGTAAGCGGGATTGCATATATTCTACTGAGAAATTACATTCCAATAATATATACAGAAGACATATTAGTAAGAGAGCTGGCGGCAAAACTACTTATAATAGCAGCACTCTTTCAAATTTTTGATGCAATGCAACTCTCAGGTCTTGCAGCATTAAGAGCCTTGGCAGATGTTAAAATTCCTCTAATTCTTTCAATTATATCTTACTATTTTGTATGTCTTCCTCTTGGATATTTTTGTGGGATTGTGCTGGGATTAGGAGCCATAGGAGTTTGGATTGGACTTTTACTCGGGCTTGTTTTTACAGCTGTACTATTTCTCTGGAGATTTAACAAGATTAGCAATAAAATAATTTCTGCAAACTCATAA